A DNA window from Paenibacillus sp. HWE-109 contains the following coding sequences:
- a CDS encoding ABC transporter permease, with protein sequence MTKVTKVPKPILTKQDIHFRLRTCAEYGQASFAGIASLSLAMVLLINSFKGGELAVNSAVFAAFAAYFVFALLQLGTMALIRRDLLQHGGLRRSTRRLGYVLLISLLTANIFVVTAAFQLIKSKKSAAYTLSVYALLTTVFVFAISALNVFKPYVSDLFVSGMALLLIAGAIQFITLLLIARYADNQLLPKWMWIAAVLLLASSVTGNLFALALGILLIARLRNRDVTSGTKLNEVIDRLSRSSTSMLGLWFIGFLMAISLCSYLTFDYGMAIDNNYGAILQSPSLTYPLGTDNFGRCLFSRIVFGARISLFVGILSTLIPVIIGGSLGAVSGYYGRSTDNLIMRALDILYAIPGILLAIAIIAAFGANTVNLILALSIGAIPTYARTMRANVMLVSTLEYVQAARAFGAGDLIILLRHIVPNSIAPMIVKSTLTVGGAIISTSSLSYLGLGVEPHIPEWGNILKVGSAYLETNAYTAIYPGLAIIALVLSFNFLGDGLRDALDPKLD encoded by the coding sequence ATGACAAAGGTGACCAAGGTGCCCAAACCCATACTTACTAAACAAGACATCCATTTCAGATTGCGTACCTGCGCCGAGTACGGACAGGCCAGCTTTGCTGGCATTGCTTCTCTAAGCTTGGCGATGGTGCTGCTGATCAACAGCTTCAAAGGAGGCGAATTAGCCGTGAATTCGGCTGTCTTCGCTGCCTTTGCCGCCTACTTCGTCTTCGCGCTGCTTCAGTTGGGGACAATGGCTCTGATCCGCAGAGATCTGCTCCAACACGGCGGGCTGCGCCGGAGCACTCGCCGACTAGGCTATGTGCTTTTGATCAGCTTGCTGACAGCTAATATCTTTGTCGTAACGGCGGCCTTCCAGCTCATTAAAAGCAAGAAGAGCGCAGCTTACACTCTCTCGGTCTACGCACTATTGACGACCGTGTTCGTCTTCGCCATTTCGGCGTTGAACGTCTTTAAGCCTTATGTTTCGGACTTATTCGTATCAGGCATGGCTCTTCTATTAATCGCAGGCGCCATTCAATTCATTACCCTGCTGCTGATCGCCCGGTATGCAGATAACCAGCTCCTGCCCAAGTGGATGTGGATTGCTGCGGTTCTGCTGCTGGCTAGCTCAGTAACAGGCAATCTGTTCGCGCTTGCGCTAGGCATTCTGTTGATAGCCAGACTTAGAAACAGGGACGTCACGTCGGGAACCAAACTGAATGAGGTCATCGATCGGCTGTCCCGCAGCTCCACCTCGATGCTGGGCTTGTGGTTCATCGGTTTCTTGATGGCGATCTCCCTATGCAGCTACTTGACGTTCGACTATGGGATGGCCATCGACAATAATTATGGGGCGATTCTTCAATCACCAAGCCTGACCTATCCCCTTGGCACGGACAACTTCGGTAGATGCCTGTTCTCGCGAATCGTATTCGGAGCGCGGATCTCGCTCTTCGTCGGGATTCTCTCCACATTGATTCCCGTGATCATCGGCGGCTCACTGGGAGCGGTATCCGGTTACTACGGACGCAGTACGGACAATCTCATCATGCGAGCGCTCGATATTCTGTACGCGATTCCCGGCATTCTGCTGGCCATTGCTATCATTGCAGCATTCGGCGCCAATACGGTCAATCTTATTCTAGCGCTAAGCATCGGGGCTATCCCGACGTACGCTCGAACAATGCGAGCCAACGTGATGCTCGTCTCGACGCTTGAGTATGTGCAGGCGGCGCGCGCCTTCGGCGCAGGCGATCTGATTATTCTGCTCCGGCATATCGTGCCGAACTCCATTGCCCCGATGATTGTCAAGTCCACTTTGACTGTGGGCGGAGCCATCATCTCGACGAGCAGCTTGAGCTATCTGGGACTCGGCGTCGAGCCGCATATCCCGGAGTGGGGCAATATTTTGAAGGTAGGAAGTGCCTATCTAGAAACCAATGCTTACACCGCTATCTATCCTGGCTTAGCTATTATCGCGCTGGTGCTGTCCTTCAACTTCCTTGGAGACGGATTACGCGACGCACTAGATCCCAAGCTTGACTAA
- a CDS encoding ABC transporter permease: protein MTGHTVATDSRLVDRLGNIFYKMLLHPTYRYLLLLAGAPVHLIIYLVYLRRKKLSMHKAALDKIEREWTSSGYRDHLFAEAKEQLERKHQFFNQTIDPEKLDREANRIAESKFREALRTQLADEQNKNGQSLVSYSGTFTELLQNPVFLAISIVLGFIMYALMFIYSSAYLKYIIERLVMTVFVIFGVAFLVFTILYLSPMNPAANIIGETATPEQISAFNKLYGLDQPYLAQLWHTFRGILTFDLGKSFAGSEDVTTSIAAKFPVTLTLTVISTIIAVLIALPIGLISATRSNSFFDYTFMLLALIGLSIPNFWQGLILILNFSIKLHWLPATYNPQNALTMIMPIIVLGTGLTAAVARMTRSSTLEVIHEDYITTARAKGLTRSQVLWKHAVGNALIPIITVIGLQFGGMLGGAAVTEKVFNINGIGSYIVDKQFIPDIPSIMGGVIYTAITISIVNVVIDILYAFFDPRIRSRMKQY from the coding sequence TTGACCGGGCACACTGTCGCAACGGATTCCCGTCTAGTCGACCGACTTGGGAACATCTTTTACAAAATGCTATTGCATCCTACTTACCGTTATCTGCTTCTGCTGGCAGGAGCCCCGGTGCATCTAATCATCTATCTAGTCTATCTGCGCCGCAAGAAGCTAAGTATGCACAAGGCCGCGCTGGACAAGATAGAACGGGAATGGACGTCTTCCGGCTACCGGGACCATCTGTTTGCAGAGGCGAAAGAACAACTTGAACGCAAACACCAATTCTTCAATCAAACCATTGACCCGGAGAAACTGGATCGCGAAGCTAATCGGATTGCGGAGAGCAAATTCAGAGAGGCGTTACGGACTCAACTTGCCGATGAGCAGAATAAGAACGGCCAATCACTGGTCAGTTACTCAGGTACTTTTACGGAGCTGCTTCAAAACCCGGTATTTCTGGCTATATCCATTGTTCTTGGCTTTATCATGTACGCGCTTATGTTCATTTATAGCAGCGCATATCTGAAATACATTATAGAGCGGCTCGTAATGACCGTCTTTGTCATTTTCGGCGTTGCCTTTCTCGTTTTTACCATTCTATATTTGTCGCCAATGAATCCTGCCGCCAATATTATTGGGGAAACCGCGACTCCTGAGCAAATTAGCGCATTCAACAAGCTTTATGGACTGGATCAGCCGTATTTGGCTCAGCTCTGGCATACGTTCCGAGGCATTCTTACTTTTGATTTAGGCAAGTCATTCGCAGGCAGCGAGGATGTTACCACTTCGATCGCCGCCAAGTTTCCTGTGACACTGACTTTGACCGTGATCTCAACGATCATAGCCGTCTTGATCGCCCTGCCGATTGGCTTAATATCTGCTACTCGGTCGAACTCTTTCTTTGACTATACGTTCATGTTGCTTGCTCTGATCGGATTGTCGATCCCTAACTTCTGGCAAGGGTTGATTCTTATCTTGAATTTCTCCATCAAGCTGCATTGGCTTCCCGCTACCTATAATCCGCAGAACGCGTTGACGATGATTATGCCAATTATCGTATTAGGAACAGGTCTTACGGCCGCAGTAGCCCGAATGACGCGCTCTTCCACGCTCGAGGTCATCCACGAGGATTATATTACGACAGCCCGGGCCAAAGGGTTAACGCGCAGTCAAGTGCTGTGGAAGCATGCTGTAGGCAATGCGCTCATTCCGATTATTACAGTCATCGGACTTCAATTCGGCGGCATGCTCGGTGGAGCGGCTGTCACAGAGAAAGTTTTCAATATCAACGGGATTGGAAGCTACATCGTGGACAAGCAGTTCATCCCTGATATCCCCAGCATCATGGGCGGTGTCATCTATACCGCTATTACGATCTCTATCGTCAATGTCGTGATCGACATTTTGTACGCGTTTTTCGATCCAAGAATTCGATCCAGAATGAAACAATACTAG